The Setaria italica strain Yugu1 chromosome IX, Setaria_italica_v2.0, whole genome shotgun sequence genome has a window encoding:
- the LOC101765670 gene encoding uncharacterized protein LOC101765670 encodes MGAAGAIRRAAASAADRACAGARGFRRALARFAPRPSAFVPAADAEATAVRAVRNFRTFRFHYAFLQWALLLASLVPRHRASVVFLMAASKGLLVYGGLLKAFPNSALLRRLLDSRLVAAVFVALVLADIVAAGAVANLLAALAAGVPIIVLHASFRVRDDLEGASPEAAAENGKEDEASAVVEKKEDGDVEAGPTRRSMAAAPRSPK; translated from the coding sequence ATGGGTGCTGCCGGCGCgatccggcgggcggcggcgtcggcggccgacCGGGCGTGCGCGGGGGCGCGGGGCTTCCGCCGCGCGCTGGCCCGGTTCGCACCGCGGCCCTCGGCGTTCgtgcccgccgccgacgcggaggCCACCGCGGTGCGCGCCGTGCGCAACTTCCGCACCTTCCGCTTCCACTACGCCTTCCTGCAGTGGGCGCTCCTGCTCGCCTCCCTCGTGCCGCGCCACCGGGCCTCGGTCGTCTTCCTCATGGCGGCCTCCAAGGGCCTCCTCGTCTACGGGGGGCTCCTCAAGGCGTTCCCCAACTCGGCGCTGCTCCGGAGGCTCCTCGAcagccgcctcgtcgccgcggtCTTCGTCGCGCTCGTCCTCGCCGACATCGTCGCCGCGGGCGCCGTCGCcaacctcctcgccgcgctcgcaGCGGGCGTCCCGATCATCGTCCTCCACGCGTCCTTCCGCGTCCGCGACGACCTCGAGGGGGCCTCCCCCGAAGCCGCGGCGGAGAACGGCAAGGAGGACGAGGCGTCGGCGGtcgtggagaagaaggaggacGGCGACGTCGAGGCGGGGCCCACGCGGCGGTCCATGGCGGCGGCACCAAGATCGCCCAAATGA
- the LOC101766493 gene encoding nucleoside diphosphate kinase 1, which translates to MEHTFIMIKPDGVQRGLIGEIISRFEKKGFYLKALKLVNVERCFAEKHYSDLSAKPFFQGLVDYIISGPVVAMVWEGKSVVTTGRKIIGATNPLASEPGTIRGDFAVDIGRNVIHGSDSIESATKEIALWFPEGLANWQSSQHPWIYEK; encoded by the exons aTGGAGCACACCTTCATCATGATCAAGCCCGACGGCGTCCAGAGGGGCCTC ATTGGTGAGATCATCAGCCGCTTTGAGAAGAAGGGCTTCTACCTCAAGG CCTTAAAGCTTGTGAACGTGGAGAGGTGCTTCGCTGAGAAGCACTACTCTGATCTGTCCGCCAAGCCCTTCTTCCAGGGCCTTGTGGACTACATCATCTCTGGCCCTGTGGTTGCCATGGTCTGGGAGGGCAAGAGCGTTGTCACAACTGGCCGCAAGATCATCGGTGCCACCAACCCCCTGGCTTCCGAGCCTGGCACCATCCGTGGTGACTTTGCTGTCGACATTGGCAG GAATGTCATTCATGGAAGTGACAGCATTGAGAGTGCTACCAAGGAGATTGCCCTGTGGTTCCCCGAGGGCCTCGCCAACTGGCAGAGCAGCCAGCACCCCTGGATCTATGAGAAGTAA
- the LOC101766912 gene encoding peptide methionine sulfoxide reductase A4, chloroplastic yields the protein MPPLPTSPAASPLLLASRLGALHGPAPLLFHHHRRAGAGASSVHFLAPRRKTRPGPAMSWLGKLGLSGLGGSPRASEASAALAQGPDEDQPAPGNEFAQFGAGCFWGVELAFQRVPGVTRTEVGYSQGNLHEPTYEDVCTGATNHNEVVRVQYDTTACKFDDLLDVFWARHDPTTPNRQGNDVGTQYRSGIYYYTPEQEKAARESLEKQQKLLNRTIVTEILPAKRFYRAEEYHQQYLEKGGRFGFRQSAAKGCNDPIRCYG from the exons ATGCCTCCGCTCCCCACCtcacccgccgcctcccctctcctcctcgcctcccgcctcggcgccctccacggccccgcccccctcctcttccaccaccaccgccgcgccggcgccggcgcttcCTCAGTCCACTTCCTCGCGCCGCGCAGGAAGACCCGCCCGGGCCCGGCGATGAGCTGGCTGGGTAAGCTGGGCCTGAGCGGGCTGGGCGGCAGCCCGCGCGCGTcggaggcgtcggcggcgctggcgcaggGCCCCGACGAGGACCAGCCCGCGCCCGGCAACGAGTTCGCGCAGTTCGGCGCCGGCTGCTTCTGGGGCGTGGAGCTCGCGTTCCAGCGCGTCCCGGGGGTCACGCGCACGGAGGTGGGATACAGCCAGGGGAACCTCCACGAGCCGACCTACGAGGACGTCTGCACCGGCGCCACCAACCACAACGAGGTCGTCCGCGTGCAGTACGACACCACCGCCTGCAAGTTCGACGACCTCCTCGACGTCTTCTGGGCGCGCCACGACCCCACGACGCCCAATCGCCAG GGCAATGACGTTGGAACCCAGTATAGGTCAGGGATCTACTACTACACCCCGGAGCAGGAGAAGGCGGCGAGAGAATCCCTGGAGAAGCAGCAGAAGCTTCTGAATCGGACGATTGTTACCGAGATCCTCCCCGCCAAGAGGTTCTACAGGGCAGAAGAGTACCACCAGCAGTACCTCGAGAAGGGAGGCCGCTTCGGGTTCAGGCAGTCTGCAGCCAAGGGCTGCAACGATCCCATCCGCTGCTACGGATGA